A DNA window from Phaenicophaeus curvirostris isolate KB17595 chromosome 11, BPBGC_Pcur_1.0, whole genome shotgun sequence contains the following coding sequences:
- the DNASE1L3 gene encoding deoxyribonuclease gamma, with product MLLFILLSLFNFNSSLSLKICSFNVRSFGETKIARPEVVDAVVKIISRCDIALLMEIKENKNRVCPLLVEKLASQLKRPEEQYTCVASERLGRKSYKEQYIFIYRQHLVSVKQTYQYPDNQPGDEDAFSREPFAIWFKSPKTAVKEFAIIPLHTKPETAVREIDELYDVYLDVKQRWKTENFIFMGDFNAGCSYVPQKQWKNIRLRTDSEFVWLIGDKNDTTVKTSTSCPYDRIVVRGQKLVDAVVPDSVNIFDFQMDFQMTEEQALGVSDHFPVEFELKAKVGFFSWLKSQFSKKRRTRKSHRSSS from the exons ATGTTGCTCTTCATCTTGCTTTCACTCTTCAATTTCAACTCATCCCTGAGCCTAAAAATCTGCTCCTTCAATGTGAGGTCTTTTGGAGAAACTAAAATAGCCAGACCTGAAGTCGTCGATGCTGTGGTAAAG ATTATTTCTCGCTGTGACATTGCATTACTGATGGAAATAAAGGAGAACAAGAACCGGGTTTGTCCTCTCCTGGTGGAGAAGCTCGCAAG TCAGCTGAAGAGGCCAGAGGAGCAATATACCTGCGTGGCCAGCGAGAGGCTGGGGAGGAAGAGCTACAAGGAGCAGTACATCTTCATCTACAG GCAACATCTGGTATCAGTGAAGCAAACCTACCAGTACCCTGACAACCAGCCTGGGGACGAGGATGCCTTCTCCAGAGAGCCCTTCGCCATCTGGTTCAAGTCTCCAAAAACTG ctGTCAAGGAGTTTGCTATAATCCCTCTACACACAAAACCAGAGACAGCAGTTCGGGAGATTGATGAGCTCTATGATGTGTATTTAGATGTAAAACAGCGCTGGAAAACTGAG AACTTCATCTTCATGGGGGACTTTAATGCTGGATGTAGCTATGTTCCCCAAAAACAGTGGAAGAACATCCGTCTGAGGACTGACTCTGAATTCGTCTGGCTAATTGGTGACAAAAACGACACAACAGTGAAGACGAGCACAAGCTGCCCATATGACAG GATCGTGGTCAGAGGGCAGAAGCTCGTTGATGCCGTTGTGCCAGACTCTGTCAACATCTTTGATTTCCAGATGGACTTTCAGATGACTGAGGAGCAG GCTCTGGGGGTGAGCGACCACTTCCCTGTAGAGTTTGAGTTAAAAGCAAAAGTTGGCTTCTTCAGCTGGCTGAAATCACAGTTTTCAAAGAAGAGGAGAACACGGAAGAGCCATCGCTCAAGCTCGTGA